The region CGACGTCGCCGGCGCGACCGGGCGCCGCCGGGATCTCCTCGGGGCTCTCCTCGTCGTCGAGGTCGCCGGAGCCGACCATCGGTTCCCAGGCCGAATCGGTGAAGTCGCCGAGCGTGGCCATGCGCAGGTACTGCCGCTCCTCCGACGTGGTCGTGTAGGTCAGCGCGACGACCGGGTCGGGCCGGCGCAGGTCGTCGCCGAGGTCGATGATCGGGTTGAGACCGGTGGCGTAGCCCTCGCCGGGGGTCGTCGTCTCCACGGGTCCCACGGCGGGCAGGGCGATCGGCACGACGAGCGCGGCCACCATGGCGACGGCTCCGACCCCGACCGCGACGCCCGGCTGGGTGCGCGACGACGCCACGTAGAGGATGAGCAACCAGGTCGCGCCGGCGAGCGCGAAGTAGAACGGGTCGGTGAGTTCGGGGTCGACGAAACCGGGCACCGCCACGATCGCGATCAGCGGAACGCCGGCGAGAGCCGGGGTGCGGGCGACCATCACGACGGTGTCGATCGTGAGTGCCACGAGGCCCGCACCGAGACCGAGGATGAAGAGGATGCCCGGATCGGCCGTGGCAGGAACGCCCTGTTCCCGGATCGAGAGGCCTCCGCTCACGATCAGGTCGCCGAACCGGCCGACGGTGGCGGGAGTCGGGATCAGCCCCAACAGCGCGGTGTCCGCGGCGAAGAACAGGGTGAGCACGACGATCAGCGCGAGCAACCCGGCGGCCGTCGGCACGACGGGTCGGCGGGTGCCGTAGCGCACCACGCCTATCGCGATGACGACGAGCACGGCGACCGCGCCCGAGATGAGCCACCACAGCCCGCCGACGAGCAGCTGGTTCAGGCCGCCGAGCGCGACGACCACCGCGACCGCCGTCGCCGCGCTCTGCGCCAGGGTAGGAATCGGGGCGCGGAGCGTGCGTCCCCTCCTAGTTCCGGCCATCGACGTCTCCGAACCGGGCGCGCGCGAAGCTCTCGTTGCCACCGGAGCCGTCGTCGAGGGCCGCAGCCCAGACATCCGCCGGATCATCCGTCACCCGCACCGAAACGCACTGCCAGCCCGCGCGCGTGAGCGACTCGATCGTCGTCGACTGCGCATCGTCGACCACGAGCGCGACCCCGTGTTCGTGCTTTGCGCGCTGGCTCGCGACCCAGCGCAGGGTGTCGTCCGACGGCCGCGACAGGATCGCGAAGATGGGGCCGTGCATGTCGACGTCCGCGCTCGCGGGCGCGCCGGCACCGAGGTAGTCGGGCGACGGCCGGGCGCTCGCGAGCGAGGTGAGGAAGTCGATGTCGTGCCCGGTTCCGCCACCCGCCTCGACGGGGGCCACCAGCTGCGCCGCGCCGGTCTCGCGCAGTTGGATGAGGAACCCCTCGCCCACGAGGTGCACGCCGAGCGACGCGACCATCCCGAGCACCCACTCGAACGAATCGGGGGTGGCGTACCCGCTGTCGCGCGTGTCGACGATGAGCCGGGCGGTCGGGAAGCTGCTCTCCTCCTCCTGGCGCACCATGAGGTCGCCGTGACGGGCCGTCGCGCGCCAGTGCACGCGTCGCAGCGCGTCGCCGGAGCGGTACTCGCGGGTCATCAGGTCGTCGTTGTTGCCGGCGGCGTTGCGGCGGCTCGCACGCACCGAACCGTCGCCGCCCGCGAGCGAGAACCCGCTGCCGCTGAGGTCGGTGACCCGTGGCGCCACGATGAGCTGCCTGGTCTCCCCCACCTCGACGGCGTTG is a window of Conyzicola nivalis DNA encoding:
- a CDS encoding DUF58 domain-containing protein; the protein is MALSGTRRPAAGLTKRGWGIVAAAIVLFAGAYILGSPQLLFASCLLGALVVLCVLLVRFRSPRLSAARRFDVDVVSVGSPVTVSIEVANDTAGRSASAQWRDRLPWTPGSTEPAPLRSLPSARYTLAGTTRLQYVLHPPARGIVDVGPVTVERFDPFGLTHNAVEVGETRQLIVAPRVTDLSGSGFSLAGGDGSVRASRRNAAGNNDDLMTREYRSGDALRRVHWRATARHGDLMVRQEEESSFPTARLIVDTRDSGYATPDSFEWVLGMVASLGVHLVGEGFLIQLRETGAAQLVAPVEAGGGTGHDIDFLTSLASARPSPDYLGAGAPASADVDMHGPIFAILSRPSDDTLRWVASQRAKHEHGVALVVDDAQSTTIESLTRAGWQCVSVRVTDDPADVWAAALDDGSGGNESFARARFGDVDGRN